From a region of the Dickeya poaceiphila genome:
- a CDS encoding site-specific integrase: MKKRIKKILLSKALDKYFSTVSRHKRGQLQEFYRINVIKRSRLANRNMDEISSIDIAEYRDNRLSEFNARTQKPISANTVRLELALLSALYNLAKVEWGTCSINPVENVRKPTVSSGRTRRLTTQEERQLTRYFKDKNPELLAIFQIALETGMRQGEILSLRWEYTDLRLGVAHLPLTKNGTSRDVPLSSKARQILCGLGERPHHENGYIFSYTSSGFKSAWRVALKALAIDDLHFHDLRHEAISRFFELGTLNVMEVAAISGHKSMNMLKRYTHLRATHLVSKLDAHKKQAKKLASIFVPYPADIDVDDTTVTLKFSDLDNLSVTASTHDDALKIASVELLRFQAIAAKNGKRLPPPGAISVNSVDRVLISPL, encoded by the coding sequence GTGAAAAAACGTATAAAAAAGATACTGTTAAGTAAAGCGTTGGATAAGTATTTTTCCACGGTTTCGCGACATAAACGAGGACAATTGCAGGAGTTCTATCGAATCAATGTTATCAAGCGTTCGCGTTTGGCTAATAGAAATATGGATGAAATTTCATCCATAGACATTGCAGAATATAGAGATAATAGATTATCGGAATTTAACGCCAGAACGCAAAAGCCGATAAGTGCGAATACTGTGCGACTGGAATTAGCATTGTTATCGGCGCTTTATAATCTGGCAAAAGTTGAGTGGGGCACATGCTCTATAAACCCTGTTGAAAATGTTCGCAAGCCTACCGTATCGTCAGGCCGTACCCGAAGGTTAACCACTCAGGAAGAACGACAGCTAACCAGATACTTCAAAGATAAAAATCCTGAATTATTGGCTATTTTTCAGATCGCATTAGAAACGGGAATGCGGCAAGGCGAAATTTTGTCGTTGAGATGGGAATATACCGATCTTCGCCTTGGTGTTGCCCATTTGCCTTTGACGAAAAATGGGACATCGCGAGACGTTCCATTATCATCAAAAGCACGGCAAATTCTGTGTGGCTTGGGTGAACGGCCACATCATGAGAATGGCTATATTTTTAGCTACACGTCGAGTGGGTTTAAAAGCGCATGGCGTGTGGCTTTGAAGGCTCTGGCTATCGACGATCTACATTTTCACGATCTCAGACATGAGGCAATCAGCCGATTCTTTGAACTGGGAACGTTAAATGTTATGGAAGTGGCTGCGATATCAGGTCATAAATCAATGAATATGTTGAAACGCTATACCCACCTTCGTGCAACACACCTCGTGAGCAAACTGGATGCACATAAGAAACAGGCTAAAAAACTAGCATCCATCTTTGTTCCTTACCCAGCGGATATTGATGTCGATGATACAACGGTTACACTGAAATTTTCCGATCTTGATAACCTGTCTGTGACGGCTTCAACGCATGATGATGCCTTGAAAATTGCCTCTGTGGAATTACTTCGATTTCAGGCTATAGCAGCGAAAAACGGTAAGAGGCTTCCGCCACCCGGCGCTATCTCAGTGAATTCGGTTGATAGGGTTCTTATCAGCCCACTGTAG
- a CDS encoding type II toxin -antitoxin system TacA 1-like antitoxin yields MSASKDVSAKRVALNLRTEPDEQAVTEETLIDQPIIMAGPDAYQEFLVRLGQPPAPNASLCNTMQTLAPWEQKK; encoded by the coding sequence ATGTCGGCATCAAAAGACGTTTCTGCTAAACGCGTGGCATTAAATTTACGTACCGAGCCTGATGAACAAGCCGTTACTGAGGAGACGTTGATCGATCAGCCGATTATCATGGCAGGTCCAGATGCTTATCAGGAATTCCTCGTCCGCTTGGGTCAGCCTCCTGCACCAAATGCCTCACTTTGCAACACCATGCAAACACTTGCACCGTGGGAACAGAAAAAATGA
- a CDS encoding site-specific DNA-methyltransferase, whose product MANERITEYSAKQKENAEQRCSIDALAEGRQDEFCSSLSDISNDLFGIPSTTPNFRTELAGQLAELIPEAVADGKLDVEKLRELLADDVVDSNERFGLFWPGKKRALRAAQAPTTATLKPDFANSKDWDATQNVFIEGDNLEVLKILQRHYHNKVKLIYIDPPYNTGNDFVYPDNYREGLDTYLEWTRQVNEEGKKVSTNSETEGRYHSNWLNMMYPRLKLARNLLTDDGVIFISIDDNELDNLKKLCNEVFGEGNFVDTVIWEKRYSPQNAAQWFSEVHDYIVVYAKKKEIWQPNLLDRTEEMNARYRNLDNDPRGDWKPVDSTAQAGHGTSSQFYTLTAPNGKLHNPPSGRCWLYTHEAMQKMIADSRVWFGTEGENMPAIKRFITEVKQGVTCKTLWTYKEVGHNQEAKKEIKTLFNDATPFDTPKPTRLINRILQLATNNDSIVLDFFAGSATTAHAVMQLNAEDNGKRRFIMVQLPEPTPEASEARKAGFATIADISRKRIELAGEKIKSDVAESNIDTGFRAYKLTDTNFTKWRVTSDIEPDKLTQHLLDLRGSSVDDASPDDLLTELLLKLGYSLNEHLSMQTIAGLDIRAIAGDTDKPRLLAYLNERTKPSLEQLRELVNAEPTRLIVLEDAFQGDDELKTNIAQYARSKGIELRTA is encoded by the coding sequence ATGGCAAATGAACGTATTACTGAATATAGCGCTAAACAGAAAGAAAATGCGGAACAACGTTGCAGTATTGATGCTTTGGCTGAGGGTCGACAGGATGAATTTTGTTCATCACTTTCCGATATCAGTAACGACCTCTTTGGGATCCCGAGCACTACCCCGAATTTTCGCACCGAACTGGCTGGTCAGCTTGCTGAACTGATTCCAGAGGCTGTTGCTGATGGCAAGCTGGATGTTGAAAAGCTCCGTGAGCTGCTGGCTGATGATGTGGTTGACAGTAACGAACGCTTTGGCCTGTTTTGGCCGGGGAAAAAACGAGCTCTGCGTGCCGCACAAGCCCCGACAACTGCAACACTGAAACCAGACTTTGCTAACTCAAAAGACTGGGACGCGACGCAGAATGTGTTTATTGAGGGAGACAACCTTGAAGTACTGAAGATCCTGCAACGACACTATCACAACAAGGTCAAGCTGATTTATATCGATCCCCCTTACAACACCGGCAACGATTTTGTTTACCCTGACAACTACAGAGAGGGGCTGGATACTTACCTTGAGTGGACGCGGCAGGTGAACGAGGAAGGTAAGAAGGTTTCTACCAATAGCGAGACCGAAGGGCGCTATCATTCTAACTGGCTGAACATGATGTACCCGCGCCTTAAGTTAGCCCGTAATCTGCTTACAGATGATGGGGTGATTTTTATTTCGATCGATGACAATGAGCTAGATAATCTGAAGAAGTTGTGCAATGAAGTTTTTGGAGAGGGAAATTTTGTAGACACAGTAATCTGGGAAAAAAGATACAGTCCGCAAAATGCAGCGCAATGGTTTTCAGAAGTCCATGACTACATTGTAGTATATGCCAAGAAAAAGGAAATTTGGCAGCCCAATCTTCTGGATCGAACCGAAGAAATGAATGCACGTTATCGCAATCTGGATAACGACCCCCGTGGCGACTGGAAACCAGTTGATTCAACAGCGCAAGCTGGGCATGGAACATCCAGTCAGTTCTATACGCTAACAGCACCCAATGGGAAACTGCATAATCCTCCAAGTGGGCGCTGCTGGCTTTATACGCATGAAGCCATGCAAAAAATGATTGCTGACAGCCGAGTCTGGTTTGGAACAGAAGGTGAGAACATGCCAGCAATCAAGCGTTTCATCACGGAAGTCAAGCAAGGTGTGACGTGCAAAACATTGTGGACATATAAAGAAGTCGGACATAACCAAGAAGCCAAAAAAGAAATCAAGACGCTTTTCAATGATGCTACTCCGTTCGACACACCAAAGCCAACGCGCCTTATTAATCGAATACTGCAACTGGCTACAAACAATGACTCCATCGTTCTCGATTTCTTCGCTGGCAGTGCCACCACCGCCCACGCCGTAATGCAGCTTAATGCTGAAGACAACGGCAAGCGTCGTTTCATCATGGTGCAACTGCCCGAACCTACTCCTGAAGCTTCAGAAGCGCGCAAGGCAGGCTTTGCCACTATTGCTGATATCTCGCGTAAGCGCATCGAACTAGCGGGCGAGAAAATAAAATCCGATGTTGCAGAAAGCAATATAGATACCGGCTTCCGCGCCTATAAGCTGACGGACACCAATTTCACCAAATGGCGCGTCACCAGCGATATCGAACCTGACAAGCTAACCCAGCATTTGCTCGACCTGCGTGGCAGTAGCGTTGATGATGCCAGTCCCGATGACCTGCTTACTGAGCTGCTGTTGAAACTCGGCTATTCGTTGAACGAACATCTCAGTATGCAGACTATCGCCGGGCTGGACATCCGTGCCATCGCTGGCGATACCGATAAGCCACGCCTGCTAGCCTACTTAAACGAGCGAACCAAACCCTCATTGGAACAATTGCGGGAACTGGTGAATGCCGAACCTACGCGTCTGATCGTTCTGGAGGATGCCTTCCAAGGCGACGACGAACTTAAAACCAATATTGCTCAATATGCTAGGAGTAAAGGTATTGAGCTGAGGACGGCGTGA
- a CDS encoding arginase family protein, translating into MHEDDLVINRNAVITEGGDKVELILNERRVSVAVSGKMYQLLRKITEQGISLKKLHSTENELLKEITSLLYFNDILISQKDDELLKDGILYNPARMQKAALSIPDTRLNQWCFFGAPADFALDPPRSPAHGPYIYRKLGRRHAEMRDIGDIAYNTTDNIYSFGKKIQHVVRKIKEKDNKTMMFGGDHSLTYFAVAELSRFIPEIVLIQLDAHSDINTSTDKSNVPLYHANFVSRLVADNAVRTVIQIGVREKTIRYTENYLNSSSITQFSAEMSRDDKKRLASLIAGKEVYISFDADVLDPEIFPHVTTPLDKGMSEEVIIDILSLIKNSCFSVEGADIMEFTCGFDKKGNPFNHEMPLLDKIISLIIS; encoded by the coding sequence ATGCATGAAGATGATCTTGTCATAAACAGGAATGCCGTAATCACTGAAGGGGGGGATAAGGTTGAACTTATACTTAATGAAAGAAGAGTGAGTGTGGCAGTAAGCGGCAAGATGTATCAGCTTTTGAGAAAAATAACAGAACAGGGAATAAGCTTAAAAAAACTGCATTCAACAGAAAATGAGCTGCTTAAGGAAATAACTTCTCTTTTGTACTTTAACGATATATTAATCTCCCAAAAGGACGATGAATTGTTAAAAGACGGAATTTTATATAACCCTGCGCGAATGCAGAAGGCGGCATTATCGATACCTGACACCCGTCTGAACCAGTGGTGCTTTTTTGGTGCCCCGGCAGATTTCGCATTAGATCCGCCTCGCTCACCGGCTCATGGCCCTTATATTTACCGAAAGTTAGGACGGAGACACGCTGAAATGAGAGACATAGGTGACATCGCGTATAATACAACTGATAATATATACAGCTTCGGAAAAAAAATTCAGCATGTTGTCAGAAAAATTAAAGAGAAAGACAATAAAACTATGATGTTCGGGGGAGATCACTCGCTGACCTATTTTGCAGTGGCAGAGCTCTCGCGGTTTATCCCTGAAATCGTACTGATACAACTGGATGCGCATTCGGATATCAATACCAGCACGGATAAGTCAAACGTCCCTCTTTATCATGCAAATTTTGTTTCCCGACTCGTTGCTGATAACGCCGTCAGGACAGTGATTCAGATTGGCGTGCGGGAAAAAACGATAAGATATACAGAAAATTATCTTAATTCGTCGTCCATCACCCAGTTCAGTGCAGAGATGAGCAGGGACGATAAAAAAAGGCTCGCGTCATTAATAGCGGGAAAAGAAGTCTATATAAGTTTTGATGCAGATGTGCTGGATCCTGAAATTTTCCCGCACGTCACGACACCGCTGGATAAGGGGATGAGTGAAGAAGTAATAATCGATATTCTGAGTTTGATAAAAAACTCATGCTTTTCCGTTGAGGGTGCCGATATCATGGAATTCACCTGTGGTTTTGATAAAAAAGGGAACCCGTTT